GCCCACGATGTACTTTTGAAAAATTATACTTGGACTATGAATGTTTCTTATGGAGAGGATTCTTATGAAATTCCTAATTTAATGGAGGACAAGGTAAACGCGCTGCTTCAGGAAATCTTTTCCGGGGAGCCTAAGGATTCCTACTCCTTAGATACAAGCGGCATGGAGGAAAGCGTAAAAACCCATGTGGAGGCTATGGCAAAGAAGTGGGATAAGCCGGCGAAAAATGGAGAGATTTCCAGCTTTGACAAGGAGAAAAAGGCCTTTGTATATTCTGGGGAGGAAAATGGAATCGTTATTGACCAGGAAAAGCTGGTCTCTGACATTAATCAGGCAATTCAGAGCAAGAATTTTGAGGCTCAGCTTACGGCGGAGGCAAAAGAGGTAGTCCCTGAAATTACAGAAGCTCAGGCCAAGGAAATGTACCAGGTAATCGGTCAATTTTCCACTACCACCACAGCCAATGTGGCCAGAAATACGAATATTAAGCTGGCGGCAGAGTGTCTGGAGGGAAAAATTATTCAGCCGGGAGAAACATTTTCCTTTAATGAAACTACAGGGGAGCGTTCTGAGGCTAAGGGCTATAAGCCGGCCGGCGCTTATGTAGACGGAAAGCTGGTGGAGGAGCCGGGAGGCGGCGTATGCCAGGTTTCTTCTACCTTATATAATGCAGTAATTTTTGCAGGACTGAATACTACAGAGAGAAGAGCTCACAGTTATGAGCCGTCCTACGTAACTCCGGGGGAGGACGCGGCAGTAAGCTACGGCGGCCCGGACATGAAGTTTATTAACACTTCCAACACAGCCATTGCCCTCAGGGCAAAGCTGGAGGGAGGAACCTCCTCCAAAATGAAGCTGACTATTTCTGTAGTGGGAATTCCTATTTTGGAGGACGGAGTAACTGTATCTATGCACTCTGAAAAGGTTTCAGAGCTGGATCAGCCGGCGCCTACTTACGAGGAGGACCAGACCTTGGCTCCCGGAGAAGAAAAGATTGTAAAACAGGGAGATAAGGGAAGCGTTTGGTCTACCAACCTGGTGAAAAAGAAAAACGGGGAAGTAATCAGCGACGAATTTTTCCACAGAAGCACTTATATGGGACATGCGGCAGTGATTAAAAGAAATACCTCAGGAGTTCAGATTACTACAGAGGGAGAGTCTGTCACAGGGGACGGAACAGAAACCACGGATCAAACCATTGCAGGGTCAGACGAGGCTCCTACTGCTGAATCAGGAAGTCAGACAAGCTCCCAGCAGCCAGGAGAAGGGAGTCAGCAGCCTACTGGAACAGCAGAAAAAACAGAGGGACCGGACAGCAGTTCCCAGGGACCGGCGGACAGTCAGGGTCAGCAGACGTCTCCTGGAACAAACACAAGCCAGCCTAATGTAGTGGCCCCAAATCCATCAGGAAATGAAAATTCAGGCAGCGTGCCTGCAGGGCCGGGAGTGTAAAATTCCATAAAAAAGATGTTAGAAAGCCGGAGGGAAACTTCCGGCTTTTTTGTCTGGGACTAAAGCAGGAAAGAGTATTGTTCGTAAAATAATACGATAAAATGCAGTTTTTCCGCTTTGCAAATTGTGAAATTATTGTTATAATACAATATAGGTCAGTCTCACTGACAAGAGAATACTATACAATATTCATATATCATTGTAGGAGGACAAATCAATGGCAAGAAAAATGAAAACCATGGATGGAAACGAAGCT
The window above is part of the Lachnoclostridium edouardi genome. Proteins encoded here:
- a CDS encoding VanW family protein, with the protein product MNQYDDRNRSRNSSRTGGRSASRGSSSGYSEPRGSRSRGASQNRKSPNRKRPPQRNYKWIAIGGVILILVICAAVFAVKGMKGKTQEEPSSETETQLEKEVSVDGVSITGMSREEAHDVLLKNYTWTMNVSYGEDSYEIPNLMEDKVNALLQEIFSGEPKDSYSLDTSGMEESVKTHVEAMAKKWDKPAKNGEISSFDKEKKAFVYSGEENGIVIDQEKLVSDINQAIQSKNFEAQLTAEAKEVVPEITEAQAKEMYQVIGQFSTTTTANVARNTNIKLAAECLEGKIIQPGETFSFNETTGERSEAKGYKPAGAYVDGKLVEEPGGGVCQVSSTLYNAVIFAGLNTTERRAHSYEPSYVTPGEDAAVSYGGPDMKFINTSNTAIALRAKLEGGTSSKMKLTISVVGIPILEDGVTVSMHSEKVSELDQPAPTYEEDQTLAPGEEKIVKQGDKGSVWSTNLVKKKNGEVISDEFFHRSTYMGHAAVIKRNTSGVQITTEGESVTGDGTETTDQTIAGSDEAPTAESGSQTSSQQPGEGSQQPTGTAEKTEGPDSSSQGPADSQGQQTSPGTNTSQPNVVAPNPSGNENSGSVPAGPGV